The region CGCCGATGTCGAGCAGGCACAACTGTAATGCGTGTGAGTGTGCGTACTAGTCGTACAAGTGGTCGGCGAGGCGAGAATGTAGTGTGTTTGattgtgtgtgagtgtgtgtgagtgtatttgagtgtgtgtgagtgtgtgcgagtgtgtgtgagtgtgtgcgaGTGTGAGCGagtgtgtgcgagtgtgtgaGAGTGTCTGTGAGTTTATGCGAGTTTGTGTGAGTGTACATACTTATCGTGTAGGTGGTCGGCGTGGTGTTGCGCGCGCAGGTGTCGCAGGGCGCGCAGCACGCCGAGGTCGGCGAGGCGCGCCTGTCGGGCGGCGGCCCCCGCTCCGCGCCACACCAGGTTGCCCGCCGCGAACACGGCCGCCTCCTGTAACTTGCTCTCGGGATGTGCCTGCGCAGAAACAATACAACGTCACAACAGATATAACAGCATCATGGTTTGGTAGGAGTAAATTACAGGGTAATTATTAGCACATCATTATGTAAATTTGATCACaattttgaagttattaatCGATAGTTACCAGATAGTCGACGAGCTTCCTTAGCACATCCTCATTGGCCATGATGAGATCCTTAGCTTTCTCGCCGTCGCCAATATTGCCTAATATACACAGCGCTTGCTCCTTGACCTGCGGGGTAAGATCCCTCTAACACAACTATCACAGCCTACAAAAGgataacatgaaaataaaagatCTTTTTACGTATATATGATTTCAGCATTTTATACAGAATGTTACAGAATGGTGGTATAAAAAATTACCCGAAGtgttttaataactaaatttctaaaataataataattattacaaatgtttttaaatttataggcTTCATGTGTTACcactgttttgaatattttttattctaatttctcTTACGAGAAATATGGTCGATTATTCTTAATTTCAGAAACGCTGCCCTTATGTCCCCAACTCAAAAATTACGctgtaaattgttaatttcataTTGCAAGTTTATATTCAATAGtctcaattatttaaataatatccgaAACAGCCTGTATACTCTGTCTgttgttgcaataaaatatttttaaaaatatatacctgcATAACTTGCGAGGAATATTCGCTCATAATAGCATCGATGTGCTGCCTGGTGGACAGCAGGTTCCTCAACAGGCCCAGGGTCTTCATTATCACTCGCGTGTCACTGTCTCCCAACAACCTGAACATCTGCTCCGTGCCCAAGCAACATAGGATGCGTTGCTTCACTTTCTGTTCCGCCTGTAAGCATGAAAATTGATTATCGACCAATACTGATGGCTTTTAAAGCTGTAATTTTaaggtataatataatagggTATTATCGCTATCCTCGTGGGAGTACCCAGGAGGGAAATGGCAGCTGTCCCATAACCCATGATTTTGTACGCCTAATGACTTATGACTATAAAAAATTCTTAATCTTGCACCCATGACCTAATCCAAAATTTTTGCTTTATaagatcatataaaaaataaagaaaatatacctGGAAGGCCATGTTCATTAGCGCCCATATGCCGTTGAGCCTTAGCGCGGCCTCGGGCCTCTTCGTTAGGTTGCACAACATTTCTACAGCACCTGCCAACAAATCTTTATAATGTTAATCTAAAACATCTGAAATTTGGAACAAACACTGGACAACATACTTTTATATGATCACTTGTAAATTGATATCCTGATACAGGATGTCTCAATTTGCACCCAATGCGAGTATATTGGGGTAAGTCCGAATCATGGGTTAATAccgttactaaaattattgcttaaggcgatacctcaaggtccattttcatacattttgtttcacctttaatctgggtaactaaacaagtattggcaagtaaagaatttaaatttacgtctagttagtgattagttctcgcagttgaaagaaaaacgtaaaataattaatactcctggatatttcggccattaaaattttatatgacgaaattgaggtatcgccttaaccctAACTAGAACAAATAAAGAAGCCATTTCGTTATAGTACATTACGAAATAGTACTTTATACTGTTGTGTCCCAGTTAGGAAATTTCATTGAATCAACTATCTTCCCTGTGATCCGAACTTGCCCCAAAATACCACATATCAACAAATAATTGAACCACACCTTGATCCAACATTGGCTCCTTGGCGGGTGAGAACTCTAACAAGAGATTGCACAATGTAGATGAACCGACGGTAAGTAGCTCAGTTCCGGGGAATCTGTGAGGAGTTGCATGAGAGGTTTCCATACTGAATGGTCCTGTAAATAAACagaaactatattaaataaaaaattggatATTCCCTTCTGTAAGATTTTTCCAATTATTGCAATTCTATTGTTTTGAAACGTTTAtagaaattgaaatttttattcattataaactataaagtttAAGAGTTTTTCACTTTTCATGATGTATACAACAGGTTTTAAAATTAGGGCCAATGATTAAATCCTCATTCTGATACACTCTAtgtaatctttaattaaaatcctatctatttactatataacaataatccataaacaaaaatccaatgtatttactacataataGATAAATCAGTATGTGTGTGAATTGTTACCTGAAATGTGGTTCTGAGTTGTTGCACCGATCTGGACAATGAATGTAAACACCTCACTGCCGCTAACCGCACCTGAAATAACATGTTTCCATCAATATAATGTACTGAGTAGTGTTTTAATTCATTGTTACATAAATCTATCGCGCTTGCATTTGCACATAAACAGTCGCGacactaatataataattgcaatTTCTCACAAAGGGTATACTATAAACAGCCTATTTATATAGCACTAACTAGTCTAAGGCTCCGCCCAAGAAATTTTTAGTAGTAGTTGAGTAGCGCGCCGCCATAATACTCAGCGGCATCGCGCGCCACCCCCCGCACCCCGCTGGAAAGCCTGCGGATAGCGCCCGCGTCCATCGCTCCGCGCTCGCGCAGTGCCCGAGTCACTCTCTCCGGGGTGGAAGCGAGGCTCGTACACTTCAGCCTACACTGTTTTTATGTTAGTACCTAATGCTGTAGTGTTCAgtgtattaaaattcataatattcgGAACACAGTGTTTTGGCATTATTTCCCTGCCCCGACGAGGCACTCAAACCATACACCCAAGCGATAAATGTTCTGTTAGTgaaagtatacaaaataatttcaattgagGTAACAACCTACACAGAAACTCACAAACTTTGCCACTTTAAAACGTTAAGTatagtttaaaatcaatcaCCGCTGGCTCGGAGTTGTTCATGCCGTCGACGACGTGCACCATGAGTCCGTGGGTCTCGATGATCATCTTGCGGATGTCCTCGTCGTTGGCGCCGAGCGAGGCGAAGCACTTGAAGGCGCCCTGCTTGGCGGCCGCCGACTCGCACGTCACGATGTCCGCCAGCGAACTCATCAGGTGGTTCGATATGGCCGCGAGGCGTTGCAGCGCCGTGTCCACCTGCAAACAACAgtggaatatttatatttaaagaacgCAATTCACTgatgtattatgtataattttgtacgTCAGTTAAAAGTTTTAGAGCGTAGTTGTACCACAGTACGACAACACTAAGGTCCAGGGCTCGCATCccaggtcgagcaaagtgatattgtgttttgcTGTGTATTAGCTTGGGGTCAGGAATTTGCACCAAATATGGTGATAGGTTTGCTCCCTATTACTAATTTTAACAATGTGTACTACTTACTTCAGCTAAATAGGCAAGAGTTTCGGCGGCTGACGCTCGTATGTCCTCGGGCATTTCCTTAGTACATAGACGAGCTAAACATGGCAACGCTCCAAACACCACTCTGggaacaaaaacattattggtTTTAATTGGAAACAAGTGACCAGACTAAAGCCTGTTATAAACACGTTATATTAGATTggcgaataaaaataaacttagttTCAATGGCCTAAGGTTTTATAATTAGCAAAATTATACGAAAGATAGAATGATGTTAAGAAGAATTAAGAGTTCTTCACTTCACATTCCACTATGAGGGAGGGAAGAATAAAGCCCCGTATGTGAAATTTCAATCGTGTTACTTTATCGCTAAGATAGTTAATTAATGAATACATGTACTTTACGCCACATTACtgtaaatgattattattttcctaGCCATAAAGATgcaaactacaaataaatacaacgaCGAATGTAGTCACTAACTTCACCCcgccatattttttgtaataaccaGTTTTGAAATACGAAGAGTaggtaaaaaagtttataaaatgaCCTTATTCAACCTTAATCTAGATTCGATaccaagaataaaccaatcagaataagtcATTTGCAAGGttgtcaaaatactttgttctgattggtcctttCTCGCGACGGATCGAAAAAGCGATGGAAATAGTTTATTGAATACGACTGATAGCAAACAGAAAAGATCTAATGACATACATGAGTATTGCAATAAATTAGAATCTAAAACTGAATGTTACAAACAAGCAACATAGTTTCAAATCACCCAAACATTGACGCAATTGGAATAAACGCATCACAACTGTTTATCGGATGTAAGGTGCGGAAAGTTCTAGTGCCAAAGGAACACCGTTACACcgtcaaactattaaaataaatgcaatccGCGCAGTCGATGTATGCATAACAAAAGAATACGAGATAACTGAATTAATACAATGTCACCTTGCAGCGAAAGATATTAATACCCCAGCGTGGATATTTTTGAAGACATTAACACGCTGACATCCTTTTGTGtttaacacatttaaatatgagtttttgtcaaataaagaaaatgattgtttttgtgattaaatcattttttttgattttatggaATTTTATGGAATGGTGTTTCAATTGATTTTGTGTTTACCCTACACTAACTAAGctaatttggtttaaaatattgtattttctcTATAAGTGATTATTGTAATCTTTTGAGAAAATAACTGTCTTTACACGTAAATGTTGAGGCGCCCTAACAAGTCATGGAATGGAAATTAACAGCAGTGTTGATTTACTAATTTTGCGTCATTCCCTTCCTGCGATAAACCgtaacacatttaaaattaattaccatatttaaaattaattaattaccaaaaaaaccCTTGTCATTACCAGCACACTTTATGGCTTCAACGTGATGGTTttgtcgaaacaaaatgtttattaatggcAGCGCCTGTTTATTAAACTGCCATTTAtacgtaacataatatatacatttcaaaCAATGTGCGCTTATTAAttgtttctttacattttttaatatttttatgaagtggTATACAATCCAGTAGTGTACTATATACAGTGATAAATAATGAGTATTCACCTATCTACAGAGAAGCATTAaaccaaatttaaatataattttactaaccAAAAAGATTATACAGGGTcactttgacattgcgttaataaacgAAACCACGTATTCCATTTTACTTGCTAACATTCTGATAAAAATCATCCACAAGTAACGAATATTTCCACCAAAAttcacagttttttatttttaataattttatagtttagcgCAAATATGGCGTAAACGtcagtgtatttctgactgaaaatgttATGTTGCCGCTgtaacaaattctcttagagcagtAGTAGCGACTTTAAGACgtgttaaatcaaaattattctttattgatatttaatttgtaacttctactttttattttacatctatagttttaataacttattggaaagtgttattttaaagaagataaCTATATGGTTTAATAAAGTAACGCAATGCtaaaaataaccctgtattACCCAACAGCTCTTTTGAAAGGAACAGTTTATAGAAATACACACTTCAAAATATACGGTCTCCAAACTTAGACCAACGCCAAAATAAGCAAAACCCAAGCGCATTCGACGGCACGtcataaatttcaatatacagTATCCAAGCTCTAATGCTAACGTGTGACAGTACTATTGAAATTCGATATAGAAGCCTTAGTGGACTTGTGTGAATCGATGGGATTATCCGGGCTGATGACACCTCCCCGAACTGGGTTCACACGTAGTACGATTAGATATTTCGCTTGAGGGGTTTTTGTGGGATTTTAATTAGTTGAAATGTTTTGGAGTTTATTAtggtaatgataaataaatataattggtaatctatacaaataaagctgaagagtttgtttaaacgcgctaatctcaggaactaatggttcgaattgaaaattcttttagtgttgatagcccatttatcaaggaaggctataggctatatcatCGACAAATAGTTTCctttgcgtgcactgcgtaaaccaGTGCAGTCCGTAATTACGCAAAAATCGTGTAtgatggaattgttcctcttaaaagttctaaaaaatattgtaaaacaaactcCCTGCCTCATCTCACTgcttgtctgaacgcgataaatttcCTCATAAATTAATGGCTGAAGGTAATTGTGATATGGTAatgataatgttaattattaattaattaattaatgtcatATGGAAATGTCCGATAGTGGGTGAGTATGAGACGATTGGATGGGGTACGAGGAATTATCAAGAATCTAATTGGGGTGATATTTTgctaattttataacttaaaattattaaataatccaTCACCAATGTGATTTAAAAATCGATGTAAAAATTTAATCATAGCTTAGATGATAGACGGCTCGAACTATTTTATCCAAATGTAAATTCGGACCAAATTTATTTGAgaactaaaaataaagattattactcaataagttttagtaaaaatctaataaaacttAACTACCTTGCTCAACACTTGATAAGACAAAAATATCTCATTCAAATAAATGTAGTTGGTAAAGTGCAATTGTATTAGTTCTTAGATAAACTTTTCCCATCAAAGTTTTAACGACTACATTAAAACACGTTCGGCGAGAAAATTGATTAACTTTTGATTATAAACATCAATCAAAACTTAGCCTGTGATGTTAAATAGCTGATTTAGATTCGGTGTGGCGGCTTTGAGAATAATGCTACGGTTTTGTGGTAATTGGGTTCGTAATTTGTGgtaaatagttattaaaaacttataaaattaataagagaaattaaaaaaaatcactgaaattaatgaatttCCTTTTTTGAACTTTCAAGTAGATGAAATTTTAATGCCAATGACAggatatttctatttatacgGATATCGGGCACCGTAGCGTGGTGTGTCTCATAGTAGTTTACGGAAGTGattcgcgttccggggtcagcctgtgtatatccggtttcaataaTAGCGTCATAGTTATCCCAACTATCAGGGTAAACTTTCGTGTCGACTCTCTCCCTGAAACACCTTAAATTCAGCACAAATACCTCCtagcaaacattttttatgaatgCATGAATTGATATTAGCAGAATTGTAAAACGATATAAACAATCGGAACAAATTGGATTTTGAATATGTATGgaatttatttaccatttttcTTACATTTCAGTCCTTATTACCCGAATGAGTATGACTGGTCTGTATTATACTCtgcatacaaaaatttaaaaatcacccATAACAAAAGGGATAGGCATAGCATATCGATGTGTCGTTCGTGGATGGCATGTGAACTACGTGCATAGGAGACATTGTTACGATTTCACTCGGCAAGCAGCTGGTACGATCTGTTTTCTATCGACTTGTACTGGCTTGTTATTGAAGCCAGTgctttatactataaaattttaactatgcTTAAAGACAAAGAGCACAATGCAAAAGCTCTCAATGCTTTGAAATTCGATTTTCAAGgtattataaccatttattacCAGTCATGACAAGAATGACAAGTCCAACTTTACACACAGATGGAGAAAGACACATCGCGCCTTTATGTATAGGACTAGGCAGGAatgcaactagggcatccacGCGTTATGTGTATTCCATCCTATGATGTACCTAAACACGATATTTAGTTGAGAACAAAAAACATATCAACGAACACAATAACGAACATAATTCCAATCCAACATCACAATCAAAACATCGCCTCCATCTAACATTAACTCTCAATTCACAAAGCATTTCTTCGCACAAAGTGTGTCGCTGTATTGTGGCAACTCGGATTGCCTGCCCATTATGTGTCGCCCTACATCGTCATACAAATGCTTTTCATGATTAAAATGGACGAAGatgttaaagataatttatgCATTTGTATTGTAGTTCCTGTTGTGCAATTATGAAACAAAGACCtaatattgatgtttatttatttaaggtcagCGAACAGTTGTTTACAGTTCATAACAAACTTAAAGCAATATGTGCAACCACTGAAGTATCACCACTTAGTGTAGGTATCaattctttctttatttattaaaagaaagtcCGCCGCCGCGATTTTCTGTCTGAACAAGATAAACTATAAACtaactaatatattttgatgatatttggtatggagataatttgagaccacGTGAACGACATAAGCTTTTTacctaagaaaaatatatagcgagatttTTATCCTATAAAAACTGAAAATGTAATAGATACCAATACTGTTGAAATACATTTTgcacaacatatttatttatgtcagttgttttgtagtataatattatcattcgTTGGTggtaggttttattttatatctgccctgATAGCGACATacataaggtattaaaacccgtcaCCGTGGCCCACGTTCTGGGatatcctgtgtatatccggttccaaaa is a window of Manduca sexta isolate Smith_Timp_Sample1 unplaced genomic scaffold, JHU_Msex_v1.0 HiC_scaffold_1804, whole genome shotgun sequence DNA encoding:
- the LOC119191689 gene encoding LOW QUALITY PROTEIN: armadillo repeat-containing protein 8-like (The sequence of the model RefSeq protein was modified relative to this genomic sequence to represent the inferred CDS: inserted 3 bases in 2 codons) yields the protein MPEDIRASAAETLAYLAEVDTALQRLAAISNHLMSSLADIVTCESAAAKQGAFKCFASLGANDEDIRKMIIETHGLMVHVVDGMNNSEPAVRLAAVRCLHSLSRSVQQLRTTFQDHSVWKPLMQLLTDSPEXELLTVGSSTLCNLLLEFSPAKEPMLDQGAVEMLCNLTKRPEAALRLNGIWALMNMAFQAEQKVKQRILCCLGTEQMFRLLGDSDTRVIMKTLGLLRNLLSTRQHIDAIMSEYSSQVMQAVIVVLEGSYPAXVKEQALCILGNIGDGEKAKDLIMANEDVLRKLVDYLAHPESKLQEAAVFAAGNLVWRGAGAAARQARLADLGVLRALRHLRAQHHADHLHDKVKTALAQFNEFT